Within the Achromobacter spanius genome, the region CCAACGACGCGGTCTGCTCAGCGGCGCTGGACACTTCGGTCATGGTGCGCACCAGCTCGCGCGAGGTGGCGGAAATTTCACGTGAGGTAGCGCCGATTTCGGTGGTGGTGGCCGCCACTTCGGACGCGGTGGCTTGTTGTTGCTTGGACGTGGCCGCAATTTCGGTCACCGACGTGGCCACCTGCACGGCCGAACGCTGGGTCTTGCCGACCAGCCCGGTCAGTTCGTCCACCATGCCGTTAAAGCCCGTTTCAATCGCGTTGAATTCGTCTTTGCGCGCCAAGGACAAGCGACGGGTCAGGTCACCGCCGCCAGTGGATTCCAGGGTCTTGACGATGTCGCGCATGGGATTGCCGATGGCGCGCATCAGCAGAAAGCCGCAGATAATCGCCGCCACGATCGCCAGGCACAGCGACACCAGCATGCCGTATTCAGCCGCATCCACGGCCTTCTTGATGCTGACCGCGGCCTCGTCGGCCTGCTTCTTGTTTTCAACCACCATCTGCGCCAGGATGTCGCGCCCCTGGTAGAAGGCGGGCCGCAATTCGTTCTTGATGCGGCTTTGCGCCCCGGCCGTATTGCCCGCCATCGCGCTGCCCAGGATATCGGCTCGAATGCGCTTGTAGTCCTGCAAGGCTTTCTCGAAACCGGTGAACATCGCGCGGTCGTCCGCGCGCGCAATCGTGTGGCGGTAAAAATCGATGTACTCGTCCAACTGCTGGTCGCTCTTGGGCAGCGCTTCCAGCACGGTGCGGCGCTCTGCGTCGGAATCGCTGTTGAAGGCGTCCTGCACCACCACGAACCCGGCAAACCATGACGCGCGTATCGACGTGCTGTAGTAGATGCCAGGCACGGCGTCCGTGTTGATCATCACCACTTCGTCTTCAATGTGCAGCAGGCGTCGGTAATCAACCACCACCATCAACGTCATGATGGCCAGGATGACCATGAAGCTGGCCAGGATGCGTTGGCGCAGAGTCAGATTCTTCATTCAGGTAGACCTTTGTGCAGGTTCAACACGGCAACGCCCGCCCACATTCTTTACCGGATGTGGGGAAATGCAGTGATTATTGCAAAGGCGGGTGCGGCGAGCCATGAAAAACTAGGGAAATCCCCGCAAATTTGGGGATACCCGTCAGAAAAACGCAAAGCTCGCTTACAAGAACTTGTGTTTTCCCGTGACAGTGCGTACCGCAAGCGCGGCTAGGCGGCTTGCCACAGCGCTGCTGGCGGGTGGGCTGTTACCCAGTCGCACGCCTGGTCATAGGCTTGCGCCAGCCGCAACACATCCAGATCGCCCTGCGGCGGGCCGATCAACTGCATGCCCATCGGCAAGCCCTGCGGGCTGAAGCCCACCGGCACACTGATCACCGGGCAGCCGGCCAGCGTCCACGGCGTCACGGTTTCCATCCAGCGGTGATAAGTGTCCATGGCGCGGCCGGCAATGTCCTTGGGCCAGTCCAGCGTGGCGTCAAACGGAAACACCTGCGCCGACGGCACCGCCAGGAAATCGACCTCTTCAAACATGCCCAGCACCGTCTGGTACCAGGCGCTACGCTCTTGCGTGGCCTGATAGACGTCGTGCGCGGTCATGCCGTCCAGGCCTTCCACTTCCCAGATCAGCGCGGGCTTGAGCAGCTTGCGCGTCTGCGGGTCTTGAACCAGCGCATGGAACTGGCCGCCCACCATCAGGTGGCGATGGGTCAGCCACATGCGCCACAGCCGGTCGCCCGCGAACGGCACCTTGTAATCGACGACGTCGCAACCCACGGTATCCAGTGTGGCCAAGCCTTGGGCGCACACGTCCAGAATGCCCGGTTCCAAGGGCAGGTAGCCGCCCCAGTCGCCCAGCCAGCCGATGCGCTTGCCGCGCGGGTCCGCGTCTGATGTGGCGTCCAATGCGGTGGCGAACTGCGCGGGGTCGTCGCGCAGCGACAAGGGCGAACGCTTGTCGTACCCCGCCATCACCGACAGCAGCAGCGCCACGTCGCGCGGCGTGCGCCCCATCGGCCCTTCATAGGACAGTTGCTTCAGGAACACTTCGGGCGACGGCCCGAACGGCACCCGCCCCGCCGACGGCCGCATGCCGTACACATTGCAGAACGCCGCCGGGTTGCGCAGCGAGCCGCCAAAATCGCTGCCGTCGGCCACGGGCAGCATGCGCGCGGCCAACGCCGCCGCCGCGCCGCCGCTGCTGCCGCCCGCCGTCTTGGACGGATCGTAGGGGTTGCCCGTCGTGCCATAAACCTGGTTGTAGGTATGCGAGCCCAAGCCGAATTCCGGCACGTTGGAGCGGCCGATGAAGATAGCGCCCGACGCCCGCATGCGCTCGACGATGATCGAATCATGCTGCGTGACCTGGTCCTTGTAGACCAGCGAGCCCATCGACGTCACCATGCCGCGCACGGCCGTCAGGTCCTTGGGCGCCTGCGGCATGCCATGCATCCAGCCCAGCCACTGGCCGGCATCCAGCTGCGCGTCGCGCTCGGCGGCTTCGCGCAGCAGCGCGTCGGTATCGCGGCGGGCGACGATGGCGTTGATCTTCGGGTTGACGCTGTCGATATGCGCCAGATACGCGCGCATGACCTCGACACAGGACAGCTCGCGGCGCCGGATCGCATCCGACAAGGCATGCGCCGGCATGGCGACGATGGGGTTCAGGCTGGCGGCGTCGGTCGGCGTGGCGAGGGGCATGCGTAGGTCTCCGGCTTGTCTTGTTCGTTGTCAGGCTGGCGCGTTGGCCAGTGCACCCAGACGACATACTACGCAACCTGGGCGGGGCCAGCACGGCCATTACGGAAACAAATGCTGCGCCAGATGGTCGATGAACACGCGCAGTTTCGGGGAAGCATGACGGCTTGCCGGCCACAAGGCCCACATCGTGCCGCCGCCGCGCGTGCGGTCTTCCATGACGATCTGCAATTGCCCCGCCGCCAGTTCCCGGCGGATGGTGAAGTCCGGCAGGCAGACTATGCCCTGCCCGCCCACCGCCAGCGCAATCCGCGTTTCCACGCTGTTGCACACCAACGTCAAGGGCAGTTCGGGCGCCTGGACGTCCGGCCCCAGCTTGAACGGCCATTTTTCCAAACGGCCCGTGGCGGGATAACGGTAATGCAGGCAGGCATGGCGCAGCAGGTCTGCCGCGCGCTTGGGCGTGCCGCGCTGGCGCAGATAGTCGGGTGACGCCGCCAGCACCCGGCGAAAAGCCCCCAGGCGGCGGCGCTTCAGGCCGGAGTCGTCCATGTCGCCCGAACGGACCACGGCGTCGTAGCCTTCGCCAATGACGTCCACCATCCGGTCGGTGAAATCCAGGTCCAGTTCCACCGCGGGGTACTGCCGCATGAAGCTGGCGATGCTGGCGTCGTACAAGCCGCTATAGCGCGGCAAGCTCACCCGCAGCCGGCCCTGCGGCGCGTCGGAAGCCGCCGACAGTTCCAGTTCCGCCGCTTCGACCTCGCACAAGATGCGGCGGCAGCGATCCAGGAATTTCTCGCCTTCCGGCGTCAGCGCAAGCTGGCGGGTGCTGCGATGAAACAGCCGCACCTTCAGGCGCGCTTCCATCCGCGCAATGCTCTTGCCCACCGCCGACGGCGACACCCCCAGCACGCGCCCCGCCTCGGCAAAGCTGCCCGCTTGCGCCACCAATACGAACACCCCTATGCCGCTCAGGCTATCCATCCACCACGCTCCAATGCGGACATTCATGTCCGGAATGACGGGAATCCTAGCCTATTTTTCTTTCATTTCGGGGCGCATAAGCTGGCCATCCCTTTTGTATTCCCTGATGTGCGTCATGCCTACCCCTGAGCTTTCCACCCCCTTCCCGGCCCCCCGCCACCGTTGGCTGCAACTGCTGTCGGCCTGCCTGACCGCGCTGTTGATCCCGCTGTGCTTCACCGGCCCCGCCGTGGTGCTGCCATCCATCAGCCACGACCTGGGCGGCACGCCCGTGCAACTGAATTGGATCTTGAACGGCTACATCCTGGCCTACGGCAGCGTGATCATGGTGGCGGGCAGCCTGACCGACCTGGTGGGGCCGCGCCGAGTATGGCTGCTGGGCCTGGCGGGCTTTTGCGTCACGACGTTCGCCATTGCGTTCGTCCCCACGACCGGCTGGATCAACTTCCTGCGCTTGATGCAGGGCGTGGGCGGCGCGGCCGCATTCGCGGCCGCCATGTCGTCGCTGGCGCCGCTTTTCCATGGCGTGGCGCGCACCCGCGCGTTCAGCCTGTTGGGCACCACGTTCGGCATCGGCTTGTCGTTCGGGCCGCTGGCTTCGGGCTGGATGGTGCAGACGGCCGGCTGGCAGTGGGTGTTTCTGTCCACGGGCGTGGTGGGCCTGCTGGGCGCCGTCATGGTGGCCATCAGCGTGCGCCCCACGGCAAGCGTGGCGCAAGGCCGGCTGGACTGGCCGGGCGCCATCACCTTCACCGGCGCGCTGGGGCTGTTCACCTACGGCATCTTGCTGGCGCCCGAAGCCGGCTGGACGGACGCGCACGTCGTCG harbors:
- a CDS encoding methyl-accepting chemotaxis protein, whose protein sequence is MKNLTLRQRILASFMVILAIMTLMVVVDYRRLLHIEDEVVMINTDAVPGIYYSTSIRASWFAGFVVVQDAFNSDSDAERRTVLEALPKSDQQLDEYIDFYRHTIARADDRAMFTGFEKALQDYKRIRADILGSAMAGNTAGAQSRIKNELRPAFYQGRDILAQMVVENKKQADEAAVSIKKAVDAAEYGMLVSLCLAIVAAIICGFLLMRAIGNPMRDIVKTLESTGGGDLTRRLSLARKDEFNAIETGFNGMVDELTGLVGKTQRSAVQVATSVTEIAATSKQQQATASEVAATTTEIGATSREISATSRELVRTMTEVSSAAEQTASLAGSGQVGLARMEDTMRNVVGAAGSVNAKLAILNEKAGNITQVVTTITKVADQTNLLSLNAAIEAEKAGEYGRGFVVVATEIRRLADQTAVATYDIEQMVREIQSSVSAGVMGMDKFSEEVRRGMADMQQVGDQLSQIIQQVQTLAPRVQMVNEGMQAQATGAEQINQALQQLSDAAQQTVESLRQSSLAIEELTVVANDLRSGVSRFKI
- a CDS encoding amidase; amino-acid sequence: MPLATPTDAASLNPIVAMPAHALSDAIRRRELSCVEVMRAYLAHIDSVNPKINAIVARRDTDALLREAAERDAQLDAGQWLGWMHGMPQAPKDLTAVRGMVTSMGSLVYKDQVTQHDSIIVERMRASGAIFIGRSNVPEFGLGSHTYNQVYGTTGNPYDPSKTAGGSSGGAAAALAARMLPVADGSDFGGSLRNPAAFCNVYGMRPSAGRVPFGPSPEVFLKQLSYEGPMGRTPRDVALLLSVMAGYDKRSPLSLRDDPAQFATALDATSDADPRGKRIGWLGDWGGYLPLEPGILDVCAQGLATLDTVGCDVVDYKVPFAGDRLWRMWLTHRHLMVGGQFHALVQDPQTRKLLKPALIWEVEGLDGMTAHDVYQATQERSAWYQTVLGMFEEVDFLAVPSAQVFPFDATLDWPKDIAGRAMDTYHRWMETVTPWTLAGCPVISVPVGFSPQGLPMGMQLIGPPQGDLDVLRLAQAYDQACDWVTAHPPAALWQAA
- a CDS encoding LysR family transcriptional regulator: MDSLSGIGVFVLVAQAGSFAEAGRVLGVSPSAVGKSIARMEARLKVRLFHRSTRQLALTPEGEKFLDRCRRILCEVEAAELELSAASDAPQGRLRVSLPRYSGLYDASIASFMRQYPAVELDLDFTDRMVDVIGEGYDAVVRSGDMDDSGLKRRRLGAFRRVLAASPDYLRQRGTPKRAADLLRHACLHYRYPATGRLEKWPFKLGPDVQAPELPLTLVCNSVETRIALAVGGQGIVCLPDFTIRRELAAGQLQIVMEDRTRGGGTMWALWPASRHASPKLRVFIDHLAQHLFP